One Ignavibacterium sp. DNA segment encodes these proteins:
- a CDS encoding BatD family protein, translating to MFIRLLLTVFIFFVQFSFAQTFTATVDNNTVAENERFQLSFVFEGKDLNRLKNFNPPSFNNFKVLSGPNQSSSMQIINGVSSSSLTLSYILLSNTIGTFTIGSASIQSDGQTFTTSPIKITVIKGTVKPKDEKQSDVSDQEIAENLFIKASIDKNKAYQGEQITVTYKLYTRLTIAAQMSVDKLPQYQGFWAEELETARNITFNTEVINGKQYKVGLLKRVALFATQTGKLEVTPLELTIPIQIQKKKNPQNIWDDFFGDPFGRSEIVQYPVKSNTLKIDVIPLPQNNKPDSFKGAVGNYNFSASIDKQKTKTNEPVTLKLEIAGSGNIKLLELPPFELPNGVEKYDPKINEQLRRTGSISGSKTAEYLLIPRVAGSREIPEIEFSYFNPETKSYKTVKSQKFTLEIEQGSSTADVYTDQQSVKQLDSDIRFIKTDFNDINIKSELLLMQPGFWIAGIVPLFIAGGLIIWKRKQDKLYGNTKLLQYSKAEKVARKRFKNAKRLLEQKNVEAFYSEISQALFGYLEDKFQISKSEFTLDRAVDELLKRNINPELVRKMKVNAEKCEYIRFAPNTNPIQAMNEMFNSFSDVVIDIERYISK from the coding sequence ATGTTTATCAGATTATTACTAACGGTATTTATTTTTTTTGTTCAATTCAGTTTTGCACAAACATTTACAGCAACTGTAGATAATAATACCGTAGCCGAGAATGAACGATTTCAACTTAGTTTTGTATTTGAAGGGAAAGATTTAAATAGACTTAAGAATTTTAATCCCCCTTCTTTTAATAATTTTAAGGTGCTTTCGGGTCCGAATCAATCTTCAAGTATGCAGATAATAAATGGTGTTTCGTCTTCATCACTTACACTTTCTTATATTCTGCTTTCAAACACTATAGGTACATTTACTATTGGCAGTGCTTCAATCCAGTCTGATGGACAAACATTTACAACAAGTCCAATAAAAATAACTGTTATCAAAGGCACAGTTAAACCCAAAGATGAAAAACAATCCGATGTATCAGATCAAGAGATAGCTGAAAACTTATTTATAAAAGCCTCGATAGATAAAAACAAAGCATATCAGGGCGAGCAGATAACAGTTACTTATAAGTTATATACAAGATTAACAATTGCAGCACAGATGTCTGTTGATAAACTTCCGCAATACCAGGGATTTTGGGCCGAAGAACTGGAAACTGCACGTAATATTACATTTAATACAGAGGTTATAAATGGCAAACAGTATAAAGTCGGGCTGCTTAAAAGAGTAGCTTTATTTGCAACTCAAACAGGTAAACTTGAAGTAACTCCGCTTGAATTGACCATACCAATTCAGATTCAGAAGAAAAAAAATCCACAAAATATTTGGGATGATTTTTTTGGCGATCCTTTCGGAAGATCAGAAATTGTGCAGTATCCTGTTAAATCAAATACCCTAAAAATTGATGTTATACCTTTACCGCAAAACAATAAACCTGATTCGTTCAAAGGTGCAGTAGGGAATTATAACTTTTCAGCCTCTATTGATAAACAAAAAACTAAAACCAACGAACCGGTAACTTTAAAACTTGAAATTGCTGGCTCCGGAAATATTAAACTGCTTGAACTTCCGCCATTTGAATTGCCTAATGGAGTTGAAAAATATGATCCTAAGATTAATGAACAATTAAGAAGAACAGGATCAATAAGCGGCAGTAAAACTGCAGAGTATCTTTTAATTCCAAGAGTAGCCGGTTCTAGAGAGATACCTGAGATAGAGTTTTCATATTTTAATCCTGAAACTAAATCCTATAAAACAGTTAAGTCTCAAAAATTTACTCTGGAAATTGAACAAGGCAGCAGCACTGCTGATGTTTATACTGATCAACAATCTGTAAAACAACTGGATAGTGATATAAGATTTATTAAAACTGATTTTAATGATATTAATATAAAATCTGAATTATTATTGATGCAGCCAGGGTTTTGGATTGCTGGTATTGTTCCATTGTTTATTGCCGGCGGATTGATAATCTGGAAACGCAAACAAGATAAACTTTACGGTAATACCAAACTGCTGCAGTACTCAAAGGCAGAAAAAGTTGCAAGAAAAAGATTTAAGAATGCAAAGAGACTGTTAGAGCAGAAAAATGTTGAAGCTTTTTATTCAGAAATATCTCAGGCACTGTTTGGTTACCTTGAAGATAAATTCCAAATTTCAAAATCTGAATTTACACTTGATAGAGCAGTTGATGAGTTGCTGAAAAGAAATATTAATCCCGAACTTGTGCGAAAGATGAAAGTCAATGCAGAGAAATGTGAATATATTAGATTTGCACCAAATACCAACCCGATACAAGCAATGAATGAAATGTTCAATTCGTTTTCTGATGTTGTTATTGATATTGAAAGGTATATTTCAAAATGA
- a CDS encoding tetratricopeptide repeat protein — protein MSMNIINIKTILVLLLLLNFYGFTQSNRSTLNKGVDKYEEKKFSDAEIDFRKVVENSPGSFEANFNLGDTYYKQEKYEDAIKSFNSALEGAKDNDKKAKIYHNIGNSLLKTNKIEQSIEAYKNALKFNPADDDTKYNLSYALELLKNQNKDQQNKNDKDNKDNKDKNKQDQQQQNQNQDQKDKDQNKQEQQQPKDQESKQDNTKQQQQQPREEKISKEEAQRILDALKNNEKDLQKQLRKKSGPIKKTDKDW, from the coding sequence ATGAGTATGAATATTATTAACATTAAAACAATTTTAGTTCTGTTATTATTATTAAACTTTTATGGATTTACGCAGTCAAACAGAAGTACACTTAACAAGGGTGTAGATAAATATGAAGAAAAAAAGTTTAGTGATGCAGAAATAGATTTCAGAAAAGTTGTTGAAAATTCACCCGGAAGTTTTGAAGCGAATTTTAATCTTGGTGATACTTATTACAAACAAGAAAAATATGAAGATGCAATAAAGTCGTTTAATAGTGCTTTGGAAGGTGCAAAAGATAACGACAAAAAAGCAAAAATCTATCACAATATCGGCAACTCATTGTTAAAAACTAATAAGATTGAACAAAGTATTGAAGCCTACAAGAATGCTCTAAAATTTAATCCTGCTGATGATGATACAAAGTATAATTTGTCTTATGCACTGGAATTATTAAAAAATCAAAATAAAGATCAGCAAAACAAAAACGATAAAGACAATAAGGATAATAAAGACAAGAACAAACAAGATCAGCAGCAGCAAAATCAAAATCAGGATCAAAAGGACAAAGATCAGAACAAGCAGGAACAGCAGCAGCCAAAAGATCAGGAGAGCAAGCAGGATAATACTAAACAACAACAGCAGCAGCCGAGAGAAGAAAAGATCTCTAAAGAAGAAGCTCAAAGAATTCTTGATGCGTTAAAGAACAATGAAAAAGATCTGCAAAAGCAATTAAGAAAAAAATCCGGACCAATTAAAAAAACAGATAAAGACTGGTAA
- a CDS encoding VWA domain-containing protein — protein MFRFANPEYLIALWLIPALILLYVLFNRNRKRLLEKFADKEIHKVIFYSYSSTKSKLKFAMLLVVFSLLIIAFAKPQVGTKMTEVKQTGIDVYILLDVSRSMAAEDIKPNRLEKAKYQISNLIQKLRGDRIGLIVFSGEAYIQFPLTTDYSAANLFLSAVDFNSVPQPGTAIASAITLAVQAFDSAATDKAIIIITDGEDHEGDIDDAIEKATKREIKIYTIGLGSPDGLPIPIYDNRGNQVGFKKDNSGETVLTKLNESILKEIADKGNGKYYRGNNYEDYLDKIYSDLSALEQAEFGVKKVTDYEDRFYYFLIPAVLLLIIELFITDIRSPFFTRLNKKLGIET, from the coding sequence GTGTTTAGATTTGCTAACCCTGAGTATTTAATTGCCTTGTGGCTGATTCCAGCTTTGATATTGCTTTATGTACTTTTTAACAGGAACAGAAAAAGACTATTGGAAAAATTTGCTGATAAGGAAATTCATAAAGTTATTTTTTATTCATACAGCAGTACAAAATCAAAACTAAAATTTGCAATGCTGTTAGTAGTATTTTCTTTGCTGATAATTGCATTTGCAAAACCGCAGGTTGGAACAAAAATGACTGAAGTAAAGCAAACCGGAATAGATGTTTATATTCTGCTTGATGTTTCAAGAAGTATGGCTGCTGAAGATATAAAACCAAACAGATTGGAAAAGGCAAAATATCAGATTTCAAACTTGATTCAGAAGCTAAGAGGCGACAGAATTGGATTGATTGTTTTCTCGGGTGAGGCTTACATACAATTTCCTTTAACAACTGATTATTCGGCTGCGAATCTTTTTTTATCTGCGGTTGACTTTAATTCAGTACCGCAGCCAGGCACTGCAATTGCTTCAGCCATAACGCTTGCAGTTCAGGCGTTTGATTCTGCAGCAACTGATAAAGCGATAATTATTATTACTGATGGTGAAGATCACGAAGGCGATATTGATGATGCAATAGAAAAGGCAACAAAGAGAGAAATAAAGATTTATACAATCGGTTTAGGTTCACCCGATGGTCTCCCAATCCCGATTTATGATAATCGGGGAAATCAGGTAGGTTTTAAAAAAGATAATTCAGGAGAAACTGTTCTTACCAAGCTAAATGAAAGCATATTGAAGGAAATTGCTGATAAAGGTAATGGTAAATATTATCGAGGTAATAATTATGAAGACTATCTTGATAAGATTTATAGTGACCTCTCTGCTCTTGAACAAGCTGAGTTTGGAGTAAAAAAAGTTACTGATTACGAGGATAGATTTTATTACTTTTTAATACCGGCTGTTTTGCTTTTGATAATTGAATTATTTATAACTGATATTAGATCACCGTTCTTTACCAGACTAAATAAGAAACTTGGAATTGAAACTTAA
- a CDS encoding VWA domain-containing protein codes for MFTDITFAYSWVLYSLLIIPLLIFWYFWKGRKKKSAISYSSTKIFNKVPSTLRVKLRHLPFIVRMAALAVLIIALARPQNFSSGQNVNTEGIDISIVLDISSSMLAEDFKPNRLDAAKKVIDTFIQGRTNDRIGLVIFSREAFTQCPLTIDYSVLRNLLNDIKTGMIEDGTAIGNGIANGINRLTDSDAKSKVLILLTDGVNNAGEVDPVSAAEIAASFGIRIYTIGVGTRGEAPYPVQTPFGTRYQMVPVEIDEVILKKIAEITGGEYFRATNNKALQEIYQRIDKMEKTKIEITSFKNAQELFAPWLLIGFGLLLFELLTSKTILRKLP; via the coding sequence ATGTTTACTGATATAACATTTGCTTACTCCTGGGTTTTATACTCTTTGCTGATTATACCTTTACTTATCTTCTGGTATTTCTGGAAAGGGAGAAAAAAGAAATCTGCTATATCTTATTCTTCAACTAAAATATTTAATAAAGTACCTTCAACTTTAAGGGTTAAATTAAGACATCTGCCATTTATTGTAAGAATGGCAGCACTGGCAGTTTTAATTATCGCCCTTGCAAGACCACAGAACTTTTCTTCCGGTCAGAATGTTAACACTGAAGGAATTGATATCTCAATTGTACTGGATATTTCAAGCAGCATGCTTGCTGAGGATTTCAAACCAAACAGATTGGATGCAGCTAAAAAAGTAATTGATACTTTTATTCAGGGAAGAACAAACGACAGAATCGGATTGGTAATTTTTTCCAGAGAAGCTTTTACACAATGTCCCTTAACAATTGATTACTCAGTACTCAGGAATCTTTTAAATGATATCAAAACCGGAATGATTGAAGATGGTACCGCAATAGGCAATGGAATTGCAAATGGTATTAATAGACTTACAGACAGTGATGCCAAAAGCAAGGTTTTAATATTGCTAACTGATGGTGTAAACAATGCCGGAGAGGTTGATCCTGTCTCAGCAGCCGAAATAGCAGCTTCATTTGGTATTAGGATATATACTATCGGAGTTGGTACTCGAGGTGAAGCTCCATATCCTGTTCAAACTCCATTCGGTACAAGGTATCAAATGGTACCGGTTGAAATTGATGAAGTTATCTTAAAAAAAATTGCTGAAATTACAGGCGGTGAGTATTTCAGAGCAACAAATAATAAAGCTTTACAGGAGATTTATCAAAGAATAGATAAGATGGAAAAGACAAAAATTGAAATTACATCTTTTAAAAATGCTCAGGAGCTTTTTGCTCCCTGGTTGTTAATAGGTTTCGGGTTACTTTTATTTGAACTGCTTACATCAAAAACAATTTTAAGGAAACTGCCATAG
- a CDS encoding DUF58 domain-containing protein has translation MLTKDLVKQVRQIEIRTKGLVNQVFSGEYHSVFKGRGMEFSEVREYQFGDDIRNIDWNVTARFGHPYIKIFEEERELTVILMVDLSGSLMFGSVSKTKQRIAAELSAILAFSALKNNDKVGLILFTDKIEKFVPPRKGRKHVLRIIREVLSFEPEGKSTNLRGALEFMHNAIKKKSIAFLISDFIDEGYEKILRIVGRKHDLIGVVLDDKREKEIPNIGLIKLTDSETGNERWIDTSSRKVRETISTVRKENEKIRNSVFVKSGLDKIEVTTDSNYIQPLVQFFRRRARKW, from the coding sequence ATGCTTACTAAAGATTTAGTAAAACAAGTCAGACAAATCGAAATAAGAACCAAAGGGCTGGTCAATCAGGTTTTTTCAGGTGAATACCATTCTGTTTTCAAAGGGCGTGGAATGGAATTTTCTGAAGTCCGCGAATATCAGTTTGGTGATGATATAAGAAATATTGATTGGAATGTAACTGCACGGTTTGGGCATCCATACATTAAAATATTTGAAGAAGAGCGTGAACTTACTGTTATTCTTATGGTTGATCTTAGCGGTTCTTTGATGTTTGGCTCTGTTAGTAAAACTAAACAGCGGATCGCCGCAGAACTTAGTGCTATTCTTGCCTTTTCTGCTTTAAAGAACAATGATAAAGTCGGTTTGATTTTATTTACCGATAAGATCGAAAAATTTGTTCCTCCAAGAAAAGGTAGAAAACACGTATTAAGAATTATTCGTGAAGTATTATCATTTGAACCGGAAGGTAAATCAACTAATCTTCGCGGCGCATTAGAATTTATGCACAATGCAATAAAGAAAAAATCAATTGCATTTCTTATATCAGATTTTATTGATGAAGGATATGAAAAAATTCTCAGAATTGTTGGACGGAAACATGATCTTATAGGTGTTGTGCTTGACGATAAAAGAGAAAAGGAAATTCCGAATATTGGTTTGATCAAACTTACTGATTCGGAAACCGGTAATGAAAGATGGATTGATACAAGCTCAAGAAAAGTTAGAGAAACAATTTCAACTGTGCGTAAAGAAAATGAAAAAATCAGAAATTCTGTTTTTGTTAAAAGCGGGTTAGATAAAATTGAAGTAACAACAGATTCAAATTACATCCAGCCGTTGGTTCAGTTTTTCAGAAGGCGGGCGAGAAAATGGTAA
- a CDS encoding AAA family ATPase — MDIVALNEKIKQESAFIDILMSEISKVIVGQKAMVERLVIGLLGNGHVLLEGVPGLAKTLAIKTLAQVMKAKFQRIQFTPDLLPADLIGTQIYNQRDGNFLIRKGPIFSNFILADEINRAPAKVQSALLEAMQERQVTIGETTFKLDEPFLVLATQNPIEQEGTYPLPEAQVDRFMLKIKITYPERAEELSIMRQNMAMVETVINPVISPDVILRARHLLNEVYLDEKIEKYILDIVFATRNPKQFGLNNLSDLISYGASPRATINLAVGAKAMAFIRRRGYVIPEDVRAICFDVLRHRIAVTYEAEAEEITSENVIQDILNKVVVP, encoded by the coding sequence TTGGATATTGTTGCATTAAATGAAAAGATAAAGCAGGAAAGCGCTTTTATTGATATACTAATGAGTGAAATCAGTAAGGTAATAGTTGGACAAAAAGCTATGGTTGAAAGACTTGTTATTGGACTTCTGGGTAACGGACATGTTTTGCTGGAAGGAGTTCCTGGTCTTGCTAAAACTTTAGCGATAAAAACTCTTGCACAGGTAATGAAAGCTAAGTTTCAGAGAATTCAGTTTACACCTGATCTACTGCCTGCCGATTTAATCGGGACTCAGATTTATAATCAACGTGACGGAAATTTTCTAATTCGTAAAGGTCCTATCTTTTCTAATTTTATTCTTGCTGATGAAATTAACCGAGCACCGGCAAAAGTTCAGAGTGCTCTTCTTGAAGCGATGCAGGAAAGACAAGTTACGATTGGTGAAACTACTTTTAAATTAGATGAACCATTTTTAGTTCTTGCAACACAAAATCCAATTGAGCAGGAAGGAACATATCCTTTGCCCGAAGCACAGGTTGACAGGTTTATGCTCAAAATAAAAATTACTTATCCTGAAAGAGCGGAAGAACTCTCAATTATGCGTCAGAATATGGCAATGGTTGAAACAGTAATTAATCCGGTTATCTCTCCGGATGTAATTCTGAGAGCAAGACATTTACTTAATGAAGTTTATCTTGATGAAAAAATTGAAAAATATATCCTTGATATTGTATTTGCTACACGTAATCCCAAACAATTCGGGTTAAATAATCTTTCAGATCTTATTAGCTACGGAGCATCACCGCGTGCTACAATTAATCTTGCAGTTGGTGCTAAAGCAATGGCATTTATCAGACGAAGAGGTTATGTTATTCCTGAAGATGTCAGAGCAATTTGTTTTGATGTTCTCAGACATCGTATTGCTGTTACTTATGAAGCAGAAGCTGAGGAAATTACAAGTGAAAATGTTATTCAGGATATCCTGAATAAGGTTGTTGTCCCTTAA
- a CDS encoding T9SS type A sorting domain-containing protein, with protein sequence MNKYLTLLSLFFVFTFISITSFAQDGQMKFQKYSGTEIEKQYPSSNIVDVSENARLENELKEAIETGNQNKENLLRTKLNELYKDQISKPNSDDRDFPLEESKGAFYQPKWFANDVLLYNGDIGSTGTDHRRIDMKTGEDGRLYAAFIRRPVTGINGYIQIVKSTDGGSSWSTVSSISSSTRYFGQVSILVENRISNPDSSTILVFYSRSENSNFNDASIGFVSVRSDGANWTGGSTILSPDAGNKLLYPSAVSDGQYWTSATYFGVVCGEYSNSDSKSQSLVIGKTVNWGSDFTKVNINDNYPTWSDFFPVADFKKGSIDSLYIAVERRFSGGIKSQLRVIATPWTLSTGFHRYTLTTGTDNEYLKPSITIVQNAGSLPKLAVIAVIENNVARYIYSDNGGSSWSTYNYLSLLSESNVKFVAISSDSNSTSNDFIVGAYQLGSGDTIVVRRGRPGSLGVRNYKVNEFTSSIYNAPVVAVYNPSGTKSSALLYTGLVSNYSSNVYFDGEHLVSSVSELPGVATEYSLEQNYPNPFNPSTAVRFSIPEQTNVSLKVFNSIGQEVATLINGEMTAGNHEVDFNASKLSSGVYFYRIETPAFTSTKKMILIK encoded by the coding sequence ATGAACAAATACTTAACTTTACTTTCACTTTTTTTTGTTTTTACCTTTATTTCGATTACCAGCTTTGCACAAGATGGACAGATGAAATTTCAAAAATATTCGGGGACGGAAATTGAAAAACAGTATCCTTCTTCAAATATAGTTGATGTTTCTGAAAATGCCCGGCTTGAAAATGAACTGAAAGAAGCAATTGAAACAGGCAATCAAAACAAAGAAAATCTTTTAAGAACTAAATTAAATGAGCTCTATAAAGATCAGATATCTAAACCAAATTCTGATGATCGTGATTTTCCATTAGAAGAATCCAAAGGTGCATTTTATCAACCAAAGTGGTTTGCAAATGATGTGCTGTTATATAACGGCGATATTGGTTCTACCGGTACCGACCACAGAAGAATAGATATGAAAACTGGTGAAGATGGCAGGCTTTACGCTGCTTTTATCCGAAGACCAGTAACAGGAATTAATGGATACATTCAAATTGTCAAATCAACAGATGGTGGATCAAGTTGGAGTACTGTTTCTAGTATTAGCAGTTCAACACGATACTTTGGACAGGTTTCAATATTAGTCGAAAATAGAATTAGTAATCCGGATTCATCAACAATTTTGGTGTTCTATTCAAGATCAGAAAATTCTAATTTTAATGATGCTAGCATAGGATTTGTTTCTGTACGTAGTGACGGTGCTAATTGGACTGGTGGATCAACTATTCTTAGCCCTGATGCAGGTAATAAATTACTTTATCCTTCTGCGGTTAGTGATGGGCAATACTGGACGTCAGCAACATACTTCGGAGTTGTTTGTGGTGAGTATTCTAATAGTGATTCAAAAAGTCAATCACTGGTAATAGGTAAAACTGTTAATTGGGGTTCAGACTTTACAAAAGTAAATATTAATGACAATTATCCGACATGGAGTGATTTTTTTCCTGTAGCTGATTTTAAAAAAGGTTCAATAGATTCTTTATATATTGCTGTTGAGAGAAGATTTTCTGGTGGTATAAAGTCACAATTAAGAGTTATAGCAACTCCTTGGACTTTATCAACAGGTTTTCACCGCTACACACTTACAACAGGAACTGACAATGAATATTTAAAACCAAGTATTACAATTGTTCAGAACGCTGGTTCACTACCTAAACTGGCAGTTATTGCCGTTATCGAAAATAATGTTGCTAGATACATATATAGTGATAATGGAGGAAGTAGCTGGTCAACTTATAACTATTTAAGTTTATTAAGTGAGAGTAATGTAAAATTCGTTGCAATTTCATCAGATAGTAATTCAACATCAAATGATTTTATTGTTGGTGCTTACCAATTAGGTTCAGGAGATACGATTGTAGTTAGAAGAGGTCGACCAGGTAGTTTAGGTGTTAGGAATTATAAAGTAAATGAGTTTACTTCTTCAATTTACAATGCACCTGTTGTTGCAGTTTATAATCCATCAGGTACAAAATCTTCAGCTTTACTTTATACTGGTTTAGTATCAAATTATTCGAGTAATGTTTATTTTGATGGCGAACATCTGGTTAGCAGTGTTTCAGAATTACCTGGTGTAGCAACAGAATATTCTTTAGAACAAAACTATCCAAATCCATTTAACCCGAGTACTGCTGTCAGATTCAGTATTCCTGAGCAAACAAATGTAAGCTTAAAAGTGTTCAACAGCATCGGACAGGAAGTCGCTACTCTGATAAATGGAGAAATGACTGCAGGTAATCATGAGGTTGATTTTAACGCAAGTAAGTTATCAAGCGGAGTTTATTTTTACAGAATTGAGACACCTGCTTTCACATCTACAAAAAAGATGATACTTATCAAATAA